From Amycolatopsis sp. YIM 10, the proteins below share one genomic window:
- a CDS encoding MFS transporter, translated as MLELLRDPVYIRYWLAVVVSFLGDAMTRITLIYVTAQLTGSPSMIAVVVFAQLLPQGALGAFAGPLIDRLPKRAVLVTADLTRSLVVGSMIFFTDSIWTLLALILLSGVGTAFFETARIAAVPTIVAGKSLPTAIALFQSTYQTIQLVGPAVGGLLLTFAGTGLVLAIDAATFGVSALLLGSLTVLRHVPSATGTREPYWRSLGTGIRGVLAIPSLRFVFVALIPATAVFGLFTTNFNAELLTVFDLPAAGYGFAQASLAVGSVLGALLGPMLIRRYRAPNTLLVVAIAAFGVALLLLAPTQWLWARVGIAAVLPWCLVAGLFASLYQVPAANTLLGDLPEHLRGRGVGLLNTTTYGLTLIGVAIGGVLAVGVGVAASVVIAGAALVLIAGALLLPYARVTRHTEEPV; from the coding sequence ATGCTTGAGCTGCTGCGCGACCCGGTCTACATCCGCTACTGGCTCGCCGTGGTGGTCTCCTTCCTCGGCGACGCGATGACCCGGATCACGCTCATCTACGTCACCGCCCAGCTGACCGGCAGCCCGAGCATGATCGCCGTGGTGGTGTTCGCGCAGCTGCTGCCGCAGGGCGCGCTCGGCGCCTTCGCCGGTCCGCTGATCGACCGGCTGCCGAAGCGGGCCGTGCTGGTCACCGCCGATCTCACGCGCTCGCTGGTGGTCGGTTCGATGATCTTCTTCACCGACTCGATCTGGACGCTGCTCGCGCTGATCCTGCTTTCCGGCGTGGGCACGGCGTTCTTCGAGACCGCGCGGATCGCCGCGGTGCCGACGATCGTCGCGGGCAAGAGCCTGCCGACCGCGATCGCGTTGTTCCAGAGCACCTACCAGACCATCCAGCTGGTCGGGCCCGCCGTCGGCGGACTGCTGCTCACCTTCGCCGGGACCGGGCTGGTGCTGGCCATCGACGCGGCCACCTTCGGAGTTTCGGCTCTGCTGCTGGGAAGCCTGACCGTGCTGCGGCACGTGCCGTCGGCGACCGGCACCCGCGAGCCGTACTGGCGCTCGCTGGGCACCGGGATCCGTGGCGTGCTGGCGATCCCGTCGCTGCGCTTCGTTTTTGTCGCGCTGATTCCGGCGACCGCGGTGTTCGGCTTGTTCACCACGAACTTCAACGCCGAGCTGCTGACCGTGTTCGACCTGCCCGCCGCCGGGTACGGGTTCGCGCAGGCGAGCCTGGCGGTGGGCTCGGTGCTCGGCGCGCTGCTCGGGCCCATGCTGATCCGGCGGTACCGCGCGCCGAACACGCTGCTGGTGGTGGCGATCGCGGCGTTCGGCGTGGCGCTGCTCCTGCTCGCTCCCACGCAGTGGCTGTGGGCCCGCGTCGGCATCGCCGCGGTGCTGCCGTGGTGCCTGGTCGCCGGGCTGTTCGCGAGTCTCTACCAGGTGCCCGCGGCGAACACGCTGCTCGGCGACCTGCCCGAGCACCTGCGCGGCCGGGGTGTCGGCCTGCTGAACACCACGACCTACGGCCTGACCCTGATCGGGGTGGCCATCGGCGGGGTGCTGGCGGTCGGCGTCGGGGTGGCCGCCTCGGTGGTCATCGCCGGTGCGGCGCTGGTGCTGATCGCCGGCGCGCTTCTGCTGCCCTACGCCCGAGTCACCAGGCACACCGAGGAGCCGGTATGA
- a CDS encoding MupA/Atu3671 family FMN-dependent luciferase-like monooxygenase translates to MTDTTHRAASRAPRSRPRRPTSTMDFTLFFFSGDGTGSGHGKYRLLLDCAEYADAHDFTAIWVPERHFVDFGGLYPNPSVLAAALAARTERIQIRAGSVVVPLHHPVRIAEEWAMVDNLSGGRTGIACASGWHPDDFVLAPERYQGRKDEMFAAIETIRRLWAGETVELTGPEGNVVGVRTLPRPLQPQLPMWISSQGSIDTFRRAGEVGAHVLTGLVAQRLSDLGEKITAYRTALAEAGRDPALGKVSAMAHTFLGPSDAEVKELVRAPLIGYLRNFLSQQDGTGGEFSPLNEEEREAMLAASFERYFATITLMGTPGKCETLVEDLVDIGVDEVACLVDFGLEPDTVLGGLRYLDELRARYSGERA, encoded by the coding sequence ATGACTGACACCACCCACCGGGCCGCGTCGCGGGCACCGCGCTCCCGCCCGCGACGGCCGACGAGCACGATGGACTTCACCCTGTTCTTCTTCTCCGGTGACGGCACGGGCAGCGGCCACGGCAAGTACCGGCTGCTGCTGGACTGCGCCGAGTACGCCGACGCGCACGACTTCACCGCGATCTGGGTGCCGGAACGGCATTTTGTCGATTTCGGCGGCCTCTACCCGAATCCCTCGGTGCTGGCGGCGGCACTGGCCGCGCGGACCGAGCGGATCCAGATCCGGGCGGGCAGCGTGGTGGTGCCGCTGCACCACCCGGTCCGGATCGCCGAGGAGTGGGCGATGGTGGACAACCTCTCGGGCGGGCGTACCGGGATCGCCTGCGCCTCGGGCTGGCATCCGGACGACTTCGTGCTGGCACCCGAGCGCTACCAGGGCCGCAAGGACGAGATGTTCGCCGCGATCGAGACGATCCGGCGGCTGTGGGCCGGGGAAACCGTCGAGCTGACCGGACCGGAGGGCAACGTGGTCGGCGTGCGGACGCTGCCGCGGCCGTTGCAGCCGCAGTTGCCGATGTGGATCTCCTCGCAGGGCAGCATCGACACCTTCCGGCGGGCGGGCGAGGTGGGCGCGCACGTGCTGACCGGGCTGGTCGCGCAGCGGCTGAGCGATCTCGGCGAGAAGATCACCGCCTACCGCACCGCATTGGCCGAAGCCGGGCGCGATCCGGCGCTGGGCAAGGTATCCGCGATGGCGCACACCTTTCTCGGCCCGTCCGACGCGGAGGTCAAGGAACTGGTCCGGGCGCCGCTGATCGGGTACCTGCGCAACTTCCTGTCCCAGCAGGACGGCACCGGCGGGGAGTTCAGCCCGCTCAACGAGGAGGAGCGGGAGGCCATGCTGGCCGCCAGCTTCGAGCGCTACTTCGCCACGATCACCCTGATGGGCACGCCGGGCAAGTGCGAAACCCTGGTCGAGGACCTGGTCGACATCGGCGTGGACGAGGTCGCCTGCCTGGTCGACTTCGGCCTCGAACCGGACACCGTGCTCGGCGGGCTGCGGTACCTCGACGAACTCCGGGCGCGGTACAGCGGGGAGCGGGCATGA
- a CDS encoding amino acid adenylation domain-containing protein — translation MTDLAGRLARLTPEQRALLDAKLRAQSAELNRLNRVPKRERANRVPLSVDQERIWLIHQFDPADPVYNVHFGARLAGELSIDALERAVNAFAARHEALRTTFETDGLRPVQVIHDELPIKIRHAVARDLADAHRLAGEEASVPIDIVHGPPMRVTLFRLSEREHVMVVVVDHLVWDRGVTGMFEGDLVRLYNAFATGAEPGFPPLEIQYADYAEWQPLWLREELHRRQIPYWTDRLAGASMVLELPPDHPRPPVQTFNGARYRFRMSRELTLGLKALARREGVTVNVTLLAAWYALLHRYTGEEDLIVGTTSSTRSRPELEPIAGYFLTMLPLRTTVTPEQTFRELIAATRATMVGAFAHHDTPFGALLDELDIERDPSRNPVYQVSFIFVDFNEPAVPMHGLEVEQLTFDNHTAKDDCMLCVWDEEAVADHFFGLFEYNTDLFTEETIARMWRHLERLLEQVAVDPEPRLRELSLAGPDEVELVLRDWNRTTVDGLTAVGVEELVRRQALSTPDAIAVVCGEESLTYAELLDRALRLAGHLRERGARPETVVAVCLDRSPELLVALLGVLLSGAAYLPLDPAHPAERRAAMTADAGALLVVTEETMRATAEPLDELPVVPPDFLAYVIYTSGSTGKPKGVEVTRGGLVNLVRSLAGEIALKPDDALVAVTSVSFDIAGFELYAPLITGGRVVLARTAEIRDGRRLAALLDDAGATVMQATPSAWQLLLEAGWRNDRGLRVITGGEPLPPSLAAELVTSRTWNVYGPTETTIWSTAKPMDTGTERISIGRPLANTEVYVLGEDLEPVPIGMPGELYLGGAGVARGYRGRPELTAGRFVPDPFSGRAGARLYRTGDQVRFAADGNLYFLGRDDGQVKLRGYRIELGEVETRLAAHPRVRQAVAVIREDRPGDRRLVAYTRGEATPEELRAHLATFLPEYMIPSAFVPVTEFALTTSGKIDRKALPAPPARRTGDYTPPRDPVELEVAQVWEEVLGVRPVGLRDRFFDLGGHSLLVLRLMAEIERRFGQELPMAAIFQGATVERFAHMLREGYRPQEREHLVEIKAGGAGTPLFFAHPAGSEVVCYMPFAKLLAGRPLYAIAAPAQPDAGFADFEERAAAYADLMREVQPNGPYLLAGWCYGGINAFAIARSLEARGEQVSLLLLDAYGPEEMADDEDPGRAAIVEGLALNLQWDRTDDLKSLDELAALTDDEQLDYLLMLARRGDYLPQDAGREQMNAFLGLWTANLRLSWRYRPTPMRGPITLIQAREEDPALFTSWRPLAAGGFDVRLVGGNHYTMMREPRVAEVAAAVDACLPGVADA, via the coding sequence ATGACCGACCTCGCCGGCCGCCTCGCCCGGCTCACCCCGGAGCAGCGGGCGCTGCTGGACGCCAAGCTGCGCGCGCAGAGCGCGGAGCTGAACCGGCTGAACCGGGTACCGAAGCGCGAGCGCGCGAACCGCGTCCCGCTGAGCGTGGACCAGGAGCGGATCTGGCTGATCCACCAGTTCGACCCGGCCGACCCGGTCTACAACGTGCACTTCGGCGCCCGGCTGGCCGGCGAGTTGTCGATCGACGCGCTGGAACGGGCGGTGAACGCCTTCGCCGCCCGGCACGAAGCCCTGCGCACCACCTTCGAAACCGACGGCCTGCGCCCGGTGCAGGTGATACACGACGAGCTGCCGATCAAGATCCGCCACGCCGTCGCGCGCGACCTGGCCGACGCGCACCGGCTGGCCGGTGAGGAAGCGAGCGTGCCGATCGACATCGTGCACGGCCCGCCGATGCGGGTGACGCTGTTCCGGCTCTCCGAGCGCGAGCACGTGATGGTCGTCGTGGTCGACCACCTGGTGTGGGACCGCGGGGTCACCGGCATGTTCGAAGGCGATCTGGTGCGGTTGTACAACGCGTTCGCCACCGGTGCCGAGCCCGGCTTCCCGCCACTGGAGATCCAGTACGCCGACTACGCCGAATGGCAGCCGCTCTGGTTGCGCGAGGAGCTGCACCGGCGGCAGATCCCGTACTGGACCGACCGGCTCGCCGGGGCGTCGATGGTGCTCGAACTGCCGCCCGACCACCCGCGCCCGCCGGTGCAGACGTTCAACGGCGCGCGCTACCGGTTCCGGATGAGCCGTGAGCTGACGCTCGGGCTGAAGGCGCTGGCCCGCCGCGAAGGCGTGACGGTGAACGTGACGCTGCTGGCCGCGTGGTACGCGTTGCTGCACCGGTACACCGGCGAAGAGGACCTCATCGTCGGCACCACGTCGTCGACCCGCAGCCGCCCGGAACTGGAGCCGATCGCCGGGTACTTCCTGACCATGCTGCCGTTGCGCACCACGGTGACGCCGGAGCAGACCTTCCGCGAGCTGATCGCGGCCACCCGGGCGACCATGGTCGGCGCGTTCGCTCACCACGACACGCCGTTCGGCGCGCTGCTCGACGAGCTGGACATCGAACGCGATCCCAGCCGCAACCCCGTCTACCAGGTGTCGTTCATCTTCGTCGACTTCAACGAGCCGGCGGTGCCCATGCACGGGCTCGAAGTCGAGCAGCTGACCTTCGACAACCACACCGCCAAGGACGACTGCATGCTGTGCGTCTGGGACGAGGAGGCGGTGGCCGACCACTTCTTCGGCCTGTTCGAGTACAACACCGACCTGTTCACCGAAGAGACCATCGCCCGGATGTGGCGGCACCTCGAACGGCTGCTGGAACAGGTGGCGGTCGACCCGGAACCGCGGCTGCGCGAGCTGTCGCTGGCCGGTCCGGACGAGGTCGAGCTGGTGCTGCGCGACTGGAACCGGACCACAGTGGACGGTCTGACCGCGGTCGGTGTCGAGGAACTCGTCCGACGACAGGCACTGTCCACGCCGGACGCCATCGCGGTCGTCTGCGGGGAGGAATCCCTGACCTACGCGGAACTCCTGGACCGCGCGCTCCGGCTGGCGGGTCACCTGCGTGAACGCGGCGCGCGGCCGGAGACGGTCGTCGCGGTGTGCCTCGACCGCTCACCGGAGCTGCTCGTCGCGCTGCTCGGCGTGTTGCTGAGCGGGGCCGCGTACCTGCCGCTCGACCCGGCGCACCCGGCGGAACGACGCGCGGCGATGACCGCCGACGCCGGGGCGCTGCTGGTGGTCACCGAGGAAACGATGCGAGCCACCGCCGAGCCGCTTGACGAACTTCCCGTCGTACCACCGGATTTCCTCGCCTACGTCATCTACACCTCGGGCTCGACGGGCAAGCCGAAGGGCGTCGAGGTGACCAGGGGCGGCCTGGTCAACCTGGTCCGGTCGCTGGCGGGGGAGATCGCGCTGAAACCGGACGACGCGCTCGTCGCGGTCACCTCGGTGTCCTTCGACATCGCCGGGTTCGAGCTGTACGCGCCGCTGATCACCGGCGGGCGCGTGGTCCTGGCGCGGACCGCGGAGATCCGCGATGGCCGCCGCCTCGCCGCGTTGCTCGACGACGCGGGCGCCACGGTCATGCAGGCGACCCCGAGCGCGTGGCAGCTGCTCCTCGAAGCTGGCTGGCGCAACGACCGCGGCCTGCGGGTGATCACCGGCGGCGAACCGCTGCCGCCGTCGCTGGCGGCCGAGCTGGTCACCAGCCGGACCTGGAACGTGTACGGGCCAACCGAAACCACGATCTGGTCCACGGCCAAGCCGATGGACACCGGCACCGAGCGGATCTCCATCGGCAGGCCGCTGGCCAACACCGAGGTCTACGTGCTCGGCGAAGACCTCGAACCGGTGCCGATCGGCATGCCGGGCGAGCTGTACCTGGGCGGAGCCGGGGTGGCGCGCGGCTACCGGGGTCGCCCGGAACTGACCGCCGGGCGGTTCGTGCCCGATCCGTTCTCCGGCCGGGCGGGCGCGCGGTTGTACCGCACCGGCGACCAGGTCCGGTTCGCCGCGGACGGGAATCTGTACTTCCTCGGCCGCGACGACGGGCAGGTCAAGTTGCGCGGCTACCGCATCGAACTCGGTGAGGTGGAAACCCGGCTGGCCGCGCATCCGCGTGTGCGCCAGGCGGTGGCGGTGATCCGCGAGGACCGGCCCGGCGACCGGCGGCTGGTGGCCTACACCCGCGGTGAGGCGACACCGGAGGAACTGCGCGCGCACCTGGCGACCTTCCTGCCCGAGTACATGATCCCGTCGGCGTTCGTGCCGGTGACCGAGTTCGCGCTGACCACCAGCGGCAAGATCGACCGCAAGGCGCTGCCCGCCCCGCCCGCCCGGCGCACCGGCGACTACACCCCGCCCCGCGATCCGGTCGAGCTGGAGGTCGCCCAGGTGTGGGAGGAGGTGCTCGGGGTCCGGCCGGTCGGCCTGCGCGACCGCTTCTTCGATCTCGGCGGGCATTCCCTGCTGGTGCTGCGGCTGATGGCGGAGATCGAACGCCGCTTCGGCCAGGAACTGCCGATGGCGGCGATCTTCCAGGGCGCCACGGTCGAGCGGTTCGCGCACATGCTGCGCGAGGGCTACCGGCCACAGGAACGCGAACACCTGGTGGAGATCAAGGCCGGGGGAGCGGGCACACCGCTGTTCTTCGCACATCCGGCGGGCAGCGAGGTCGTCTGCTACATGCCGTTCGCGAAACTGCTGGCGGGACGGCCGTTGTACGCGATCGCGGCCCCGGCGCAACCGGACGCGGGCTTCGCGGATTTCGAGGAACGTGCCGCGGCCTATGCGGACTTGATGCGCGAGGTCCAGCCGAACGGACCGTACCTGCTGGCGGGCTGGTGCTACGGCGGGATCAACGCGTTCGCCATCGCCCGATCGCTGGAAGCGCGGGGAGAACAGGTTTCGCTGCTGTTGCTGGACGCCTACGGCCCCGAGGAAATGGCCGACGACGAGGACCCCGGTCGCGCGGCGATCGTCGAAGGGCTCGCGCTCAACCTCCAGTGGGACCGCACCGACGACCTGAAGTCGCTGGACGAACTCGCCGCGCTGACCGACGACGAGCAACTCGACTACCTGCTGATGCTGGCGCGCCGGGGCGACTACCTGCCGCAGGACGCCGGCCGGGAGCAGATGAATGCCTTTCTCGGGTTGTGGACCGCCAACCTCCGGTTGTCCTGGCGCTACCGGCCGACGCCGATGCGCGGGCCGATCACCCTGATCCAGGCGCGCGAAGAGGACCCGGCGCTGTTCACCAGCTGGCGTCCGCTGGCCGCGGGCGGGTTCGACGTCCGGCTGGTCGGTGGCAACCACTACACGATGATGCGCGAGCCGCGCGTCGCCGAGGTCGCCGCGGCCGTGGACGCCTGCCTGCCCGGAGTCGCGGATGCTTGA
- a CDS encoding type I polyketide synthase — translation MSEHVAVIGMSARFPGAADLEEFWRLLAGGEEGIRHFTPEELVVEADPAFVPAAGVLDHPAEFDADFFGFTRAEAELTDPQQRLFLEGSWQALEDAGYVPSAFPGRIGVFAGASTTRYRAERIGDGDRFHPMQVAIGNDLDMLALQASYHLDLRGPSMTVQTTCSSSAVAIHLAAQSLLLHESDLALAGGAAVRFLEPRGYTYAEGDISSPDGHCRPFDAEAAGTVAGDGVGVVVLKRLDEAVADGDHVYAALLGSAVNNDGRAKVGITAPSPDGQAAVIAEALAVAGADPATIQYVEAHGTATRLGDPIEVRALSTAFGASAKRCLLGSVKSNIGHADVAAGVAGVIKLALALDRRYLPPTLNYTAPNPEMSLADTPFRVAATGTPWPERDQPSRAGLSSFGIGGTNAHLVFEAAPRTERAAPPRRGWQVLPLSARTPAALDAATDRLLRHLEENQEAELSDVAYTLQVGRTAFRHRRTIVCRDRTGAPAVTGTAKSTEPRVVFLFPGQSSQYPGMGAELYRAEPVFRSTMDECADLLGWDVREAAFTGSAESLRRTEHTQATVFCVDYALARLLMSWGIQPDAMLGHSLGEYVAACLSGVFSLPDALAVVSARSRLMADLPAGRMLAVAAGPEALGGELNLAALNGPESTVISGTAEEIEQAREKLAADGIAVRELRTSHAFHSAMMDPALPGIREAVGAVTRGAPRIPFLSNVTGDWITADQAADPDYWARHTRAPVRFADGVTTALGLSDAVFVEAGPGNALSGLVHGRADAVTLLRRSKNGAVEEARSVTEGLAALWRHGVSVDWTAFGHGRRVSLPTYPFQREHHLLPKPGEAPHPVAEAEPVPEPAWEPGRAWPEDALVREVAEVWHEVIGIDDFGPDDDFFELGGNSLSAIQIVSRLRQRYGQLPMSVIFEAPTVAEVAVAIRAHQAAGVDPATLEALLGEVESGVESSTATSGGSHD, via the coding sequence GTGAGCGAGCACGTGGCCGTGATCGGGATGAGCGCGCGCTTTCCCGGGGCGGCGGACCTCGAAGAGTTCTGGCGCCTGCTGGCCGGCGGCGAGGAGGGCATCCGGCACTTCACCCCCGAAGAACTCGTCGTGGAGGCCGATCCCGCGTTCGTGCCCGCCGCGGGCGTCCTGGACCACCCGGCCGAGTTCGACGCGGATTTCTTCGGTTTCACCAGGGCCGAGGCCGAACTGACCGATCCGCAGCAGCGCCTGTTCCTGGAGGGTTCGTGGCAGGCGCTGGAGGACGCGGGTTACGTGCCGTCGGCCTTCCCCGGCCGGATCGGCGTGTTCGCCGGTGCCTCGACCACGCGGTACCGCGCCGAGCGGATCGGCGACGGCGACCGGTTCCACCCGATGCAGGTGGCCATCGGCAACGACCTGGACATGCTCGCGCTGCAGGCGTCGTACCACCTGGACCTGCGCGGGCCGAGCATGACCGTGCAGACCACCTGCTCCTCGTCCGCGGTCGCGATCCACCTGGCCGCGCAGAGCCTGCTGCTGCACGAGTCCGATCTCGCGCTGGCCGGTGGCGCCGCGGTCCGGTTCCTCGAGCCCCGCGGTTACACCTACGCCGAGGGCGACATCTCCTCACCGGACGGCCACTGCCGCCCGTTCGACGCCGAGGCGGCGGGCACCGTCGCCGGGGACGGCGTCGGCGTGGTGGTGCTCAAACGGCTCGACGAAGCGGTGGCCGACGGGGACCACGTCTACGCCGCGCTGCTGGGTTCGGCGGTGAACAACGACGGCCGCGCCAAGGTCGGCATCACCGCGCCCTCCCCGGACGGGCAGGCCGCGGTGATCGCCGAAGCCCTCGCCGTGGCCGGTGCCGACCCCGCCACCATCCAGTACGTCGAGGCCCACGGCACCGCGACCAGGCTGGGCGACCCGATCGAGGTCCGCGCGCTGAGCACGGCCTTCGGCGCGAGCGCGAAGCGGTGCCTGCTCGGCTCGGTGAAGTCCAACATCGGGCACGCCGACGTGGCGGCGGGCGTGGCCGGGGTGATCAAGCTGGCACTGGCGCTGGACCGGCGGTACCTCCCGCCGACGCTGAACTACACCGCGCCCAATCCGGAGATGTCGCTGGCCGACACGCCGTTCCGAGTGGCCGCCACCGGAACGCCGTGGCCGGAACGGGACCAGCCGTCACGGGCCGGGCTGAGTTCGTTCGGCATCGGCGGCACCAACGCGCACCTCGTGTTCGAAGCGGCGCCGCGGACCGAGCGGGCGGCGCCGCCGCGCCGGGGCTGGCAGGTGCTGCCGCTGTCCGCGCGCACCCCGGCCGCGCTGGACGCCGCGACCGACCGGCTCCTGCGTCACCTCGAAGAAAACCAGGAGGCCGAACTGTCCGATGTGGCTTACACGCTCCAGGTCGGCCGCACCGCTTTCCGGCACCGCCGGACCATCGTCTGCCGCGACCGCACCGGAGCACCGGCGGTGACCGGTACCGCCAAGAGCACCGAACCCAGGGTGGTGTTCCTGTTCCCCGGCCAGTCGAGCCAGTACCCGGGCATGGGCGCGGAGCTGTACCGCGCCGAGCCGGTGTTCCGGTCCACTATGGACGAATGCGCGGACCTGCTCGGCTGGGACGTGCGGGAGGCGGCCTTCACCGGCTCGGCCGAATCGCTGCGCCGGACCGAGCACACGCAGGCCACCGTGTTCTGCGTCGACTACGCGCTGGCGCGGCTGCTCATGTCGTGGGGGATCCAGCCGGACGCGATGCTCGGGCACAGCCTCGGTGAGTACGTGGCCGCTTGCCTGTCCGGGGTGTTCTCACTGCCGGACGCGCTCGCCGTGGTGTCGGCCAGGAGCCGGCTGATGGCGGACCTGCCCGCCGGGCGGATGCTGGCGGTCGCGGCCGGGCCGGAGGCGCTCGGCGGAGAGCTGAACCTGGCCGCGCTGAACGGCCCGGAGTCGACGGTGATCTCCGGTACGGCCGAGGAAATCGAGCAGGCGCGGGAAAAACTGGCTGCCGACGGCATCGCGGTCCGCGAGCTGCGGACCTCGCACGCGTTCCACTCGGCGATGATGGACCCGGCGCTGCCCGGCATCCGGGAGGCGGTCGGCGCGGTCACCCGTGGCGCGCCACGCATTCCGTTCCTGTCCAATGTGACCGGTGACTGGATCACCGCGGACCAGGCCGCCGACCCGGACTACTGGGCGAGGCACACCCGCGCGCCGGTCCGGTTCGCCGACGGGGTCACCACCGCACTCGGACTCAGCGACGCGGTGTTCGTCGAAGCCGGTCCGGGGAACGCGCTGAGCGGACTGGTACACGGGCGCGCCGACGCGGTAACCCTGTTGCGGCGGAGCAAGAACGGCGCCGTCGAGGAAGCGCGTTCGGTCACCGAGGGGCTGGCCGCCCTGTGGCGCCACGGGGTTTCCGTCGACTGGACGGCGTTCGGCCACGGCCGCCGGGTTTCCCTGCCCACCTACCCCTTCCAGCGCGAACACCACCTGCTGCCGAAACCGGGAGAGGCGCCCCACCCGGTCGCCGAAGCCGAGCCGGTCCCCGAACCGGCGTGGGAGCCCGGTCGCGCCTGGCCCGAAGACGCACTCGTCCGCGAGGTCGCCGAGGTCTGGCACGAGGTGATCGGCATCGACGACTTCGGTCCCGACGACGACTTTTTCGAGCTTGGCGGCAATTCACTGAGCGCCATCCAGATCGTCTCGCGGTTGCGGCAGCGGTACGGCCAGTTGCCGATGAGCGTGATCTTCGAGGCGCCGACGGTGGCCGAAGTGGCTGTCGCGATCCGCGCCCACCAGGCCGCGGGCGTCGATCCCGCGACCCTCGAGGCCCTGCTCGGCGAGGTCGAGAGCGGCGTCGAGAGCAGCACGGCAACCAGCGGAGGTTCGCATGACTGA